From the genome of Candidatus Rokuibacteriota bacterium, one region includes:
- a CDS encoding class I SAM-dependent methyltransferase — translation MNLLLRDRVTQALGTPRGHPIFAALYDLLTRSAEKKFLGAHRAYLAGGTAGRVLDVGSGTGANFGYYPPAAEVVGVEPDPYMARRARARAQRLGKPVTLLEVGAEQLPFPDASFDAAVVTLVLCTIPDPERSLAELGRVLRPGGQLRFLEHVRATTPGWVRFQDLVTPLWKRIGAGCHPNRDTVGAIEHSGFRITELERYAFGPYPIRPMIRGVALRA, via the coding sequence ATGAATTTGCTGCTGCGTGACCGCGTGACGCAAGCCCTCGGCACGCCCCGCGGCCACCCGATCTTCGCGGCCCTGTACGATCTCCTCACGCGCTCGGCGGAGAAGAAGTTCCTGGGCGCCCACCGGGCCTATCTCGCGGGCGGGACCGCCGGGCGCGTGCTGGACGTGGGCTCCGGCACCGGCGCCAACTTCGGCTATTACCCGCCGGCGGCGGAGGTCGTCGGCGTGGAGCCTGACCCGTACATGGCCAGGCGTGCGCGGGCCCGGGCGCAGAGGCTCGGAAAACCTGTCACGCTGCTGGAGGTGGGTGCCGAGCAGCTGCCGTTCCCGGATGCCTCGTTCGATGCTGCCGTTGTGACGCTGGTGCTGTGCACGATCCCGGACCCGGAACGCTCCCTGGCTGAACTCGGGCGGGTGCTGCGGCCGGGCGGCCAGCTCCGCTTCCTGGAGCACGTCCGCGCGACGACACCGGGCTGGGTACGCTTCCAGGATCTCGTGACACCGCTCTGGAAGCGGATCGGGGCAGGGTGTCACCCGAACCGGGACACGGTTGGAGCTATCGAACATTCAGGCTTCCGCATTACCGAACTGGAGCGCTACGCGTTCGGGCCCTACCCCATCAGACCCATGATCCGAGGCGTGGCGCTGCGGGCCTGA
- a CDS encoding SHOCT domain-containing protein: MLAFWVLVLTGLALLVRWLWRVTSQRATSSTPLKARYAKGEISRQEFEAMKQDLAL; the protein is encoded by the coding sequence CTGCTGGCGTTCTGGGTTCTCGTCCTCACCGGGCTGGCGCTGCTGGTCCGGTGGTTGTGGCGGGTGACAAGCCAACGCGCCACGTCCAGCACGCCGCTGAAGGCACGGTATGCGAAGGGAGAGATTTCACGGCAGGAGTTCGAGGCCATGAAGCAGGATCTCGCCCTATGA